Proteins encoded in a region of the Zea mays cultivar B73 chromosome 4, Zm-B73-REFERENCE-NAM-5.0, whole genome shotgun sequence genome:
- the LOC100276420 gene encoding uncharacterized protein isoform X1, whose translation MATKGGNARGVPVGALLVAALLLSSLVPTSASSYPARVVSGFLSNAASAVVKRLWSLKSTTKTAASGGKSMVKYEGGYTVETVFDGSKLGIEPYSVEVTQSGELLVMDSMNSNIYRMALPLSRYSRPKLVAGSPEGFPGHVDGKLREARMNHPKGFTVDDKGNIYVADAMNMAIRKISDTGVTTIAGGKSGRGGHVDGPSDEAKFSTDFEVRYIGSSCSLLVIDRGNQAIREIQLHFDDCVYQYEAGFPLGVALLLAAAFFGYMLALLQRRVLGMYSNGDEQEDESPVKAKLSSIPPPYQKPLKSSLRPPLIPNDDEPVKQEEEGLFTSIGKLVGVARSSVAEIVGATFSRKKRVNVHHHQLGRPTSWPVQESYAIPRDETPPPLDTRAPTPRKSYAFMSKEPEKIHHIRHGRPQSHGWTGEAAAAPQQQAASLPPQQQQQQQQVHHQQYHNRQYSAGPQTFYEPSCDAAKEIVFGAVQEGDTGRRRPVEIKPVNHGDVAPFELNGLRFRSSYGMG comes from the exons atGGCGACCAAGGGAGGGAACGCAAGGGGCGTTCCGGTGGGGGCGCTGCTGGTGGCCGCGCTCCTCCTTAGCTCCTTGGTTCCCACCTCCGCGTCCTCGTACCCCGCAA GGGTCGTGAGCGGGTTCCTCTCCAATGCGGCGTCGGCGGTGGTGAAGCGGCTGTGGTCGCTCAAATCCACCACCAAGACAG CAGCGAGCGGGGGAAAGTCTATGGTGAAGTACGAGGGCGGGTACACTGTGGAGACGGTCTTCGACGGCAGCAAGCTGGGGATCGAGCCCTACTCCGTGGAGGTCACCCAGAGCGGCGAACTACTCGTCATGGACTCCATGAACAGCAACATCTACAGGATGGCGCTGCCGCTGTCCCGAT ATAGCAGGCCAAAGCTTGTTGCCGGTTCTCCCGAAGGATTTCCTGGTCATGTTGATGGGAAGCTGCGAGAGGCGAGGATGAACCATCCGAAGGGATTTACAGTGGATGACAAGGGTAACATCTATGTGGCTGATGCCATGAACATGGCTATTAGAAAGATCAGTGATACAG GGGTTACAACTATTGCTGGGGGAAAATCAGGCAGAGGAGGGCATGTTGACGGGCCAAGTGACGAGGCAAAATTTTCTACTGATTTTGAAGTTCGTTACATTGGCAGTAGCTGCTCGCTTCTGGTGATTGACAGAGGAAACCAAGCAATCCGGGAGATTCAGCTCCACTTTGATGACTGTGTATACcagtatgaagctggttttcctcTAG GAGTGGCACTACTTCTTGCTGCCGCATTCTTTGGCTACATGCTTGCACTGCTCCAACGCCGAGTTTTAGGGATGTATTCAAATGGAGAT GAGCAGGAAGACGAGAGTCCAGTGAAAGCTAAACTATCTAGCATCCCACCTCCGTACCAGAAGCCACTGAAGTCTTCTCTTCGCCCCCCGCTGATTCCAAATGATGACGAACCCGTGAAACAAGAGGAGGAAGGGCTCTTCACGTCGATTGGCAAACTCGTGGGTGTAGCAAGATCATCAGTCGCAGAGATCGTCGGCGCCACATTCTCCAGAAAGAAGCGAGTGAACGTTCACCACCACCAGCTGGGCAGGCCGACCTCGTGGCCAGTGCAAGAGAGCTACGCCATCCCGCGGGACGAGACCCCGCCGCCACTGGACACGAGGGCGCCGACCCCACGCAAGAGCTACGCCTTCATGTCAAAGGAGCCGGAGAAGATCCACCACATCCGGCACGGTCGGCCTCAGTCACACGGCTGGACCGGAGAAGCTGCTGCTGCTCCTCAGCAGCAGGCGGCGTCGCTgccgccgcagcagcagcagcagcagcagcaggtgcATCACCAGCAGTACCACAACAGGCAGTACTCGGCCGGGCCGCAGACCTTCTACGAGCCGAGCTGCGATGCGGCGAAGGAGATCGTCTTCGGAGCCGTGCAGGAGGGGGACACCGGCCGCCGCCGTCCCGTGGAGATCAAGCCCGTGAACCACGGCGACGTGGCGCCGTTCGAGCTGAACGGGCTGCGGTTCCGCAGCAGTTACGGCATGGGCTAA
- the LOC100276420 gene encoding uncharacterized protein LOC100276420 precursor, with product MATKGGNARGVPVGALLVAALLLSSLVPTSASSYPARVVSGFLSNAASAVVKRLWSLKSTTKTASGGKSMVKYEGGYTVETVFDGSKLGIEPYSVEVTQSGELLVMDSMNSNIYRMALPLSRYSRPKLVAGSPEGFPGHVDGKLREARMNHPKGFTVDDKGNIYVADAMNMAIRKISDTGVTTIAGGKSGRGGHVDGPSDEAKFSTDFEVRYIGSSCSLLVIDRGNQAIREIQLHFDDCVYQYEAGFPLGVALLLAAAFFGYMLALLQRRVLGMYSNGDEQEDESPVKAKLSSIPPPYQKPLKSSLRPPLIPNDDEPVKQEEEGLFTSIGKLVGVARSSVAEIVGATFSRKKRVNVHHHQLGRPTSWPVQESYAIPRDETPPPLDTRAPTPRKSYAFMSKEPEKIHHIRHGRPQSHGWTGEAAAAPQQQAASLPPQQQQQQQQVHHQQYHNRQYSAGPQTFYEPSCDAAKEIVFGAVQEGDTGRRRPVEIKPVNHGDVAPFELNGLRFRSSYGMG from the exons atGGCGACCAAGGGAGGGAACGCAAGGGGCGTTCCGGTGGGGGCGCTGCTGGTGGCCGCGCTCCTCCTTAGCTCCTTGGTTCCCACCTCCGCGTCCTCGTACCCCGCAA GGGTCGTGAGCGGGTTCCTCTCCAATGCGGCGTCGGCGGTGGTGAAGCGGCTGTGGTCGCTCAAATCCACCACCAAGACAG CGAGCGGGGGAAAGTCTATGGTGAAGTACGAGGGCGGGTACACTGTGGAGACGGTCTTCGACGGCAGCAAGCTGGGGATCGAGCCCTACTCCGTGGAGGTCACCCAGAGCGGCGAACTACTCGTCATGGACTCCATGAACAGCAACATCTACAGGATGGCGCTGCCGCTGTCCCGAT ATAGCAGGCCAAAGCTTGTTGCCGGTTCTCCCGAAGGATTTCCTGGTCATGTTGATGGGAAGCTGCGAGAGGCGAGGATGAACCATCCGAAGGGATTTACAGTGGATGACAAGGGTAACATCTATGTGGCTGATGCCATGAACATGGCTATTAGAAAGATCAGTGATACAG GGGTTACAACTATTGCTGGGGGAAAATCAGGCAGAGGAGGGCATGTTGACGGGCCAAGTGACGAGGCAAAATTTTCTACTGATTTTGAAGTTCGTTACATTGGCAGTAGCTGCTCGCTTCTGGTGATTGACAGAGGAAACCAAGCAATCCGGGAGATTCAGCTCCACTTTGATGACTGTGTATACcagtatgaagctggttttcctcTAG GAGTGGCACTACTTCTTGCTGCCGCATTCTTTGGCTACATGCTTGCACTGCTCCAACGCCGAGTTTTAGGGATGTATTCAAATGGAGAT GAGCAGGAAGACGAGAGTCCAGTGAAAGCTAAACTATCTAGCATCCCACCTCCGTACCAGAAGCCACTGAAGTCTTCTCTTCGCCCCCCGCTGATTCCAAATGATGACGAACCCGTGAAACAAGAGGAGGAAGGGCTCTTCACGTCGATTGGCAAACTCGTGGGTGTAGCAAGATCATCAGTCGCAGAGATCGTCGGCGCCACATTCTCCAGAAAGAAGCGAGTGAACGTTCACCACCACCAGCTGGGCAGGCCGACCTCGTGGCCAGTGCAAGAGAGCTACGCCATCCCGCGGGACGAGACCCCGCCGCCACTGGACACGAGGGCGCCGACCCCACGCAAGAGCTACGCCTTCATGTCAAAGGAGCCGGAGAAGATCCACCACATCCGGCACGGTCGGCCTCAGTCACACGGCTGGACCGGAGAAGCTGCTGCTGCTCCTCAGCAGCAGGCGGCGTCGCTgccgccgcagcagcagcagcagcagcagcaggtgcATCACCAGCAGTACCACAACAGGCAGTACTCGGCCGGGCCGCAGACCTTCTACGAGCCGAGCTGCGATGCGGCGAAGGAGATCGTCTTCGGAGCCGTGCAGGAGGGGGACACCGGCCGCCGCCGTCCCGTGGAGATCAAGCCCGTGAACCACGGCGACGTGGCGCCGTTCGAGCTGAACGGGCTGCGGTTCCGCAGCAGTTACGGCATGGGCTAA
- the LOC100276831 gene encoding uncharacterized protein LOC100276831: MPETAAPIGLSWAPKLPSFATTSGGSKSDHAPNPSAAQGSLWNRASDLVDGLFVAPRDPRQLNKLARKNVKDTAGKGWFDMPAPTITPELKKDLEILQLRHVIDPKRHFKRAGKSKALPKYFQVGTVVEPASEFYSSRLKNRERKATLVDELLSDQSLKSYRMRKVREIQEIRTPGGNQKWKNKGKKTLKRAKDRRK; the protein is encoded by the exons ATGCCGGAGACGGCGGCGCCGATCGGCCTCTCATGGGCGCCCAAGCTTCCTTCCTTCGCAACGACCAGCGGCGGCAGCAAGAGCGACCACGCGCCGAACCCGAGCGCTGCGCAGGGATCGCTCTGGAACCGCGCGAGCGACCTCGTGGACGGGCTGTTCGTTGCCCCGAGGGACCCTAGGCAGCTGAATAAGCTGGCCAGGAAGAACGTCAAGGACACTGCCGGCAAGGGCTG GTTCGACATGCCAGCTCCGACCATCACTCCCGAGTTGAAGAAGGATCTCGAGATTTTGCAG CTGAGGCATGTAATTGACCCAAAAAGGCACTTCAAGCGGGCAGGAAAATCCAAGGCCCTTCCCAAGTACTTCCAA GTCGGTACGGTCGTTGAGCCTGCATCTGAGTTCTACTCAAGTAGGCTGAAAAATAGGGAACGCAAGGCAACATTGGTTGACGAGCTGTTATCAGATCAATCTCTGAAGAGCTACAG GATGCGCAAGGTACGTGAAATTCAGGAGATCCGTACACCAGGAGGCAACCAAAAGTGGAAGAACAAGGGCAAGAAAACGCTCAAGAGGGCCAAGGATAGGAGGAAATGA
- the LOC100280323 gene encoding Aspartyl protease APCB1 (The RefSeq protein has 1 substitution compared to this genomic sequence) encodes MAPPRPPPNPAGEQQPQLHGVVIITLPPADQPSKGKTVTAFAYTNDPPPPRSPPDPVMGYPAATEARRRPRRALSTRRVATAALVLGALAVAAYYCFYSDVAVQFLGMEQEEEQRNETRSFLLPLYPKARQGRALREFGDVKLAARRVDDGGRKARNRMEVAKAATARTNSTALLPIKGNVFPDGQYYTSIFIGNPPRPYFLDVDTGSDLTWIQCDAPCTNFAKGPHPLYKPAKEKIVPPRDLLCQELQGNQNYCETCKQCDYEIEYADQSSSMGVLARDDMHMIATNGGREKLDFVFGCAYDQQGQLLSSPAKTDGILGLSSAAISFPSQLASHGIIANVFGHCITREQGGGGYMFLGDDYVPRWGVTWTSIRSGPDNLYHTQAHHVKYGDQQLRRPEQAGSTVQVIFDSGSSYTYLPNEIYENLVAAIKYASPGFVQDTSDRTLPLCWKADFPVRYLEDVKQFFEPLNLHFGKKWLFMSKTFTISPEDYLIISDKGNVCLGLLNGTEINHGSTIIVGDVSLRGKLVVYDNQRKQIGWADSDCTKPQSQKGFPFFL; translated from the exons ATGGCGCCGCCTCGTCCCCCTCCTAACCCGGCGGGGGAGCAGCAGCCGCAGCTCCACGGGGTGGTCATCATCACGCTCCCTCCCGCGGACCAGCCCTCCAAGGGCAAGACCGTCACCGCCTTCGCCTACACCAACGACCCCCCGCCCCCTCGCTCGCCCCCGGATCCGGTTATGGGGTACCCGGCGGCGACGGAGGCTAGGCGGCGGCCGAGGCGGGCGCTCTCGACGCGGCGGGTGGCGACGGCGGCGCTCGTGCTGGGCGCGCTCGCGGTCGCCGCCTACTATTGCTTCTACTCGGACGTGGCCGTGCAGTTCCTGGGGATGGAGCAGGAGGAGGAGCAGAGGAACGAGACCAGGTCTTTCCTGCTGCCGCTCTACCCCAAGGCGCGTCAGGGCCGCGCACTGCGCGAGTTCGGGGACGTCAAGCTCGCCGCCAGGAGGGTCGACGACGGCGGAAGAAAGGCTAGGAACAGgatggaggtcgcgaaggcggccacgGCGAGGACCAATTCCACGGCGTTGCTCCCGATCAAGGGCAATGTCTTCCCCGATGG CCAGTATTACACATCTATCTTTATTGGCAACCCTCCAAGACCATACTTTCTTGATGTTGATACTGGAAGCGACTTGACGTGGATCCAGTGTGATGCACCATGTACAAACTGCGCAAAG GGACCACATCCTCTATATAAGCCAGCAAAAGAAAAGATTGTCCCTCCTAGAGACTTGTTGTGCCAAGAATTGCAAGGCAACCAGAACTACTGCGAAACCTGCAAGCAGTGTGACTATGAAATTGAATACGCAGACCAAAGCTCCTCTATGGGTGTCCTTGCAAGGGATGATATGCATATGATCGCAACCAATGGTGGAAGGGAAAAATTAGATTTTGTCTTTGG GTGTGCATATGATCAGCAAGGCCAGCTTTTATCTTCACCAGCTAAGACTGATGGGATCCTTGGACTTAGCAGTGCGGCGATAAGCTTTCCCAGTCAGCTGGCTAGTCACGGGATTATTGCCAACGTTTTTGGCCATTGTATCACTAGAGAGCAAGGTGGTGGAGGATATATGTTTCTGGGAGATGATTATGTACCTAGATGGGGAGTAACATGGACTTCTATTCGAAGTGGTCCAGA TAACTTATATCACACACAAGCCCACCATGTAAAATATGGGGATCAGCAACTCCGGAGGCCTGAACAGGCAGGAAGCACTGTTCAAGTAATTTTTGACAGTGGAAGCTCCTATACGTACCTCCCAAATGAAATATATGAAAACCTTGTTGCAGCA ATCAAATATGCGTCTCCGGGCTTTGTCCAAGACACTTCAGATCGGACATTACCTTTATGCTGGAAAGCTGATTTCCCTGTGAG GTATCTGGAAGATGTCAAGCAGTTCTTCGAGCCCTTGAACCTTCACTTCGGGAAGAAATggcttttcatgtctaaaacattCACTATTTCTCCTGAGGATTACTTGATTATTAGT GATAAAGGAAATGTCTGTCTTGGGCTTCTCAACGGAACGGAGATTAATCATGGGTCAACTATCATAGTAGGAG ATGTTTCTCTGCGCGGCAAGTTGGTTGTGTACGACAATCAGCGGAAGCAGATTGGATGGGCAGATTCAGACTGCACCAAACCTCAATCACAAAAGGGCTTTCCTTTCTTCCTCTGA
- the LOC100280323 gene encoding aspartyl protease APCB1 isoform X1 — MAPPRPPPNPAGEQQPQLHGVVIITLPPADQPSKGKTVTAFAYTNDPPPPRSPPDPVMGYPAATEARRRPRRALSTRRVATAALVLGALAVAAYYCFYSDVAVQFLGMEQEEEQRNETRSFLLPLYPKARQGRALREFGDVKLAARRVDDGGRKARNRMEVAKAATARTNSTALLPIKGNVFPDGQYYTSIFIGNPPRPYFLDVDTGSDLTWIQCDAPCTNCAKGPHPLYKPAKEKIVPPRDLLCQELQGNQNYCETCKQCDYEIEYADQSSSMGVLARDDMHMIATNGGREKLDFVFGAAISFPSQLASHGIIANVFGHCITREQGGGGYMFLGDDYVPRWGVTWTSIRSGPDNLYHTQAHHVKYGDQQLRRPEQAGSTVQVIFDSGSSYTYLPNEIYENLVAAIKYASPGFVQDTSDRTLPLCWKADFPVRYLEDVKQFFEPLNLHFGKKWLFMSKTFTISPEDYLIISDKGNVCLGLLNGTEINHGSTIIVGDVSLRGKLVVYDNQRKQIGWADSDCTKPQSQKGFPFFL, encoded by the exons ATGGCGCCGCCTCGTCCCCCTCCTAACCCGGCGGGGGAGCAGCAGCCGCAGCTCCACGGGGTGGTCATCATCACGCTCCCTCCCGCGGACCAGCCCTCCAAGGGCAAGACCGTCACCGCCTTCGCCTACACCAACGACCCCCCGCCCCCTCGCTCGCCCCCGGATCCGGTTATGGGGTACCCGGCGGCGACGGAGGCTAGGCGGCGGCCGAGGCGGGCGCTCTCGACGCGGCGGGTGGCGACGGCGGCGCTCGTGCTGGGCGCGCTCGCGGTCGCCGCCTACTATTGCTTCTACTCGGACGTGGCCGTGCAGTTCCTGGGGATGGAGCAGGAGGAGGAGCAGAGGAACGAGACCAGGTCTTTCCTGCTGCCGCTCTACCCCAAGGCGCGTCAGGGCCGCGCACTGCGCGAGTTCGGGGACGTCAAGCTCGCCGCCAGGAGGGTCGACGACGGCGGAAGAAAGGCTAGGAACAGgatggaggtcgcgaaggcggccacgGCGAGGACCAATTCCACGGCGTTGCTCCCGATCAAGGGCAATGTCTTCCCCGATGG CCAGTATTACACATCTATCTTTATTGGCAACCCTCCAAGACCATACTTTCTTGATGTTGATACTGGAAGCGACTTGACGTGGATCCAGTGTGATGCACCATGTACAAACTGCGCAAAG GGACCACATCCTCTATATAAGCCAGCAAAAGAAAAGATTGTCCCTCCTAGAGACTTGTTGTGCCAAGAATTGCAAGGCAACCAGAACTACTGCGAAACCTGCAAGCAGTGTGACTATGAAATTGAATACGCAGACCAAAGCTCCTCTATGGGTGTCCTTGCAAGGGATGATATGCATATGATCGCAACCAATGGTGGAAGGGAAAAATTAGATTTTGTCTTTGG TGCGGCGATAAGCTTTCCCAGTCAGCTGGCTAGTCACGGGATTATTGCCAACGTTTTTGGCCATTGTATCACTAGAGAGCAAGGTGGTGGAGGATATATGTTTCTGGGAGATGATTATGTACCTAGATGGGGAGTAACATGGACTTCTATTCGAAGTGGTCCAGA TAACTTATATCACACACAAGCCCACCATGTAAAATATGGGGATCAGCAACTCCGGAGGCCTGAACAGGCAGGAAGCACTGTTCAAGTAATTTTTGACAGTGGAAGCTCCTATACGTACCTCCCAAATGAAATATATGAAAACCTTGTTGCAGCA ATCAAATATGCGTCTCCGGGCTTTGTCCAAGACACTTCAGATCGGACATTACCTTTATGCTGGAAAGCTGATTTCCCTGTGAG GTATCTGGAAGATGTCAAGCAGTTCTTCGAGCCCTTGAACCTTCACTTCGGGAAGAAATggcttttcatgtctaaaacattCACTATTTCTCCTGAGGATTACTTGATTATTAGT GATAAAGGAAATGTCTGTCTTGGGCTTCTCAACGGAACGGAGATTAATCATGGGTCAACTATCATAGTAGGAG ATGTTTCTCTGCGCGGCAAGTTGGTTGTGTACGACAATCAGCGGAAGCAGATTGGATGGGCAGATTCAGACTGCACCAAACCTCAATCACAAAAGGGCTTTCCTTTCTTCCTCTGA